The proteins below come from a single Acinonyx jubatus isolate Ajub_Pintada_27869175 chromosome A1, VMU_Ajub_asm_v1.0, whole genome shotgun sequence genomic window:
- the CCNO gene encoding cyclin-O → MVTPCPTSLVSPAARARRRDDQNLRAPVKKNRRPRLRRKQPLQPLSPCPLPGDSGVCDVFESPSSGSDGADSPAASAALGCSPLPAPAQQLEQLDLQTFRDYGQSCYVFRKARESHFHPRESLARQPQVTAESRCKLLSWLIPVHRQFRLSFESLCLAVNTLDRFLTTTPVAADCFQLLGVTSLLIACKQVEVHPPRVKQLLALCCGAFSRQQLCNLECIVLHKLHFSLGAPTISFFLEHFTHARVEAGQAEVSEALEAQALARGVAELSLADYAFTSYTPSLLAICCLALADRMLQLPRPVDLRLGGHPEAALQDCLSKLQLLVAINETSLTHMLPFQICEKCSLSPKLK, encoded by the exons ATGGTGACCCCCTGCCCCACGAGTCTCGTGAGCCCCGCCGCCCGGGCTAGGAGGCGGGACGACCAGAACCTCCGCGCCCCGGTGAAGAAGAACAGGCGCCCACGTCTCCGGAGGAAGCAGCCGCTGCAGCCACTGAGCCCGTGCCCACTCCCCGGAGACTCCGGTGTTTGCGACGTGTTCGAGTCCCCCAGCTCCGGATCTGATGGTGCAGACAGTCCAGCAGCTTCCGCGGCGCTAGGCTGCAGCCCCCTACCTGCTCCTGCCCAGCAGTTGGAGCAGCTAGATCTACAGACCTTCCGTGACTACGGTCAGAGCTGCTACGTCTTCCGCAAGGCGAGGGAGAGCCACTTCCACCCGCGGGAGTCGCTGGCGCGGCAGCCACAA GTAACGGCGGAATCCCGCTGTAAGCTGCTTAGCTGGCTGATCCCCGTGCATCGCCAATTCCGTCTCTCCTTCGAATCGCTGTGCCTGGCGGTGAACActctggaccgctttcttaccaCCACCCCTGTGGCTGCAGACTGCTTCCAGCTGCTGGGGGTCACGTCCCTGCTCATCGCTTGCAAACAG GTGGAGGTGCACCCGCCACGCGTGAAGCAGCTCCTGGCCCTGTGCTGCGGTGCCTTCTCCCGGCAGCAACTCTGCAACCTCGAGTGCATCGTGCTGCACAAACTGCACTTCAGCCTCGGCGCACCAACCATCAGCTTCTTCTTGGAGCATTTCACTCACGCCCGCGTGGAGGCTGGGCAGGCTGAAGTCTCCGAAGCCCTGGAGGCACAAGCCTTGGCCCGCGGCGTGGCGGAACTGAGCCTGGCCGACTATGCCTTCACCAGCTATACTCCCTCCCTGCTGGCCATCTGTTGTCTGGCGCTGGCCGACCGTATGCTCCAGCTCCCGCGCCCGGTGGACTTGCGCCTAGGCGGGCACCCTGAGGCCGCACTGCAGGACTGCCTGAGCAAGCTGCAGCTACTGGTGGCCATAAACGAAACCTCCCTGACTCACATGCTGCCCTTCCAGATATGCGAGAAGTGCAGCCTGTCCCCGAAATTGAAATGA